One window from the genome of Thermococcus siculi encodes:
- the cas6 gene encoding CRISPR-associated endoribonuclease Cas6: MRIKLSLQPTDGEFNQPNKHAVQGFIYNMLRDTRYEERHDEPRFKFFTFSDFFRDRKGRLTFIISSPERGFINALYSKLKKREHVYIGKHQLKLLEVTKFDVPLRNRFQTGSPIVIYKNSRENEYFKLHTHLDLRFFLERLKDNAERKYNAFYDDDFILEGPLFDRIIPKVRNNNKLDVYVKVVKNGRPFPVIGSNWELLEKERIEPHERRFYRFIMEAGLGEKNSLGFGFINPIRGEGRA; encoded by the coding sequence ATGCGAATAAAGCTGTCCCTACAGCCAACAGATGGCGAATTCAATCAACCAAACAAACATGCAGTCCAGGGATTCATCTACAACATGCTCAGGGATACCCGATACGAGGAAAGACACGACGAACCCAGGTTCAAGTTCTTTACGTTCTCGGACTTCTTTAGAGACCGGAAAGGAAGACTCACGTTCATAATATCCTCCCCAGAGAGAGGCTTTATAAACGCACTCTACAGCAAACTCAAAAAAAGAGAGCACGTCTACATCGGTAAGCACCAGCTAAAACTCCTCGAGGTCACAAAGTTTGATGTCCCGCTGAGAAACAGGTTCCAGACGGGTTCGCCAATTGTAATCTACAAGAACTCCAGAGAGAACGAGTACTTCAAGCTCCACACCCACCTTGATCTCAGGTTCTTCCTTGAGAGGCTAAAAGACAACGCAGAAAGGAAGTACAATGCCTTCTACGACGATGACTTCATTCTTGAGGGACCGCTCTTCGACAGAATCATCCCAAAGGTGCGCAATAACAATAAACTCGACGTCTACGTTAAGGTCGTGAAAAACGGAAGGCCATTTCCCGTTATAGGTTCAAACTGGGAACTTCTGGAAAAGGAACGGATAGAACCCCACGAGAGGAGATTTTACAGGTTCATCATGGAGGCAGGGTTGGGAGAGAAAAACAGCCTCGGCTTTGGGTTCATCAATCCCATAAGGGGGGAAGGACGTGCTTGA